GCATCAACAAGATGGACATCGTCGACTACGAGGAGTCGACGTACGACGAGGTCGTCGACGAGGTCACCCAGCTGCTCAAGCAGGTCCAGTTCAACACCGACGACGCCTCGTTCATCCCGATCTCGGCGTTCGAGGGCGACAACATCGCCGAGGAGTCCGACAACACGCCGTGGTACGACGGCGAAATCCTGCTCGAGGCCCTGAACGACCTGCCGGAGCCGGAGCCGCCGACGGACGCGCCGCTTCGACTCCCGATCCAGGACGTCTACACGATTTCGGGCATCGGTACCGTCCCCGTCGGACGGATCGAGACCGGTGTCATGAACACCGGCGACGACGTCGTCTTCCAGCCGTCCGACGTGGGCGGCGAGGTCAAGACGATCGAGATGCACCACGAGGAAGTGCCGAAGGCCGAGCCCGGTGACAACGTCGGGTTCAACGTCCGCGGCATCGGCAAGGACGACATCCGCCGCGGTGACGTCTGCGGTCCCGCCGACGACCCGCCGAGCGTCGCCGAGACGTTCCAGGCCCAGATCGTCGTCATGCAGCACCCCTCGGTCATCACGGCCGGTTACACGCCTGTCTTCCACGCCCACACGGCCCAGGTCGCCTGTACGATCGAGTCCATCGACAAGAAGATGGACCCCTCGAGCGGCGAGGTCGCCGAGGAGAACCCCGACTTCATCCAGTCGGGTGACGCTGCTGTGGTCACGATCCGACCGCAGAAGCCCCTCAGCATCGAGCCGTCCAGCGAGATCCCCGAACTCGGGAGCTTCGCCATCCGCGACATGGGTCAGACCATCGCGGCCGGCAAGGTCCTGAGCGTCGACGAGAAATAAATGCAGCAGGCACGCGTTCGACTCGCGGGCACGAGTCCAGACGACCTCGACGATATCTGCGACGACGTCCGCGAGATCGCGAACAACACCGGCGTCAACCTGAGCGGTCCCATCCCGCTGCCGACGAAGACCCTCGAGGTGCCGACCCGGAAGTCGCCTGACGGCGAGGGCACTGCCACGTGGGAGCACTGGGAGATGCGCGTCCACAAGCGCCTGATCGATCTGGACGCCGACGAACGCGCACTCCGTCAGCTCATGCGCATCCAGGTGCCGAACGACGTCTCGATCGAGATCGTCCTCGAAGACTGACGATCGCGATCGCATCGAAGTGCGAGTTTTCGCTTTCTTCGGGTCCGAGCCGTAGCTGTGCGTTCGTCACTACCGTACAGTGGTGGGTCACGCAGTCACTGGTGCCACGACCACGAGCGCCCCGCGTCCACCGACTCGGCCCGTTCGTCACGATCGCAACGGTCTCACTCCGATCGTTGTGTAGTCGGACCACAGCCGGTCGTAAGCCGCGCAGACTTTTGTGGCTCGCCGCCCCATCGTTCGGTATGTCCGAGCGATCGCCCTCGCGATCGGGGCGGAAGGGAGCGGAGCGGCCGAAGGAGAGTGGCTCGTCGACGGATGCCGAGTCGAGTCCCATCCT
The nucleotide sequence above comes from Halosolutus halophilus. Encoded proteins:
- the rpsJ gene encoding 30S ribosomal protein S10, with translation MQQARVRLAGTSPDDLDDICDDVREIANNTGVNLSGPIPLPTKTLEVPTRKSPDGEGTATWEHWEMRVHKRLIDLDADERALRQLMRIQVPNDVSIEIVLED
- the tuf gene encoding translation elongation factor EF-1 subunit alpha; this translates as MSERHQNLAIIGHVDHGKSTLVGRLLYETGSVPEHVIEQHREEAEEKGKGGFEFAYVMDNLAEERERGVTIDIAHQEFSTDEYDFTIVDCPGHRDFVKNMITGASQADNAVLVVAADDGVAPQTQEHVFLARTLGIDELIIGINKMDIVDYEESTYDEVVDEVTQLLKQVQFNTDDASFIPISAFEGDNIAEESDNTPWYDGEILLEALNDLPEPEPPTDAPLRLPIQDVYTISGIGTVPVGRIETGVMNTGDDVVFQPSDVGGEVKTIEMHHEEVPKAEPGDNVGFNVRGIGKDDIRRGDVCGPADDPPSVAETFQAQIVVMQHPSVITAGYTPVFHAHTAQVACTIESIDKKMDPSSGEVAEENPDFIQSGDAAVVTIRPQKPLSIEPSSEIPELGSFAIRDMGQTIAAGKVLSVDEK